The Candidatus Eisenbacteria bacterium genomic interval ATCGACGTGTCGTGGATGCGCGACCAGCGCGTGGCGCGCGTGCTGATCCAGCCGGCGCAGTACGATGCGCGCGCGCGGCGCCTCGGGGTCCACCGGCGGGTCGAAGTCGAGGTGCGGTTCGATGAGGCATCGATCCCGGCAGCCGCGACGATCGCTCCGGCTCACGACCCCTTCCAGTCGGTCTACGCGGGAGTGCTGGTCAACGAGGTGCAGGGCCGTGCATGGCGCCGTCCCGCGGCAGGCCGGGGGGCCGGGACCTCTTCCGTTCTGGCCGCGCAGGACGTGCCCGACACCAGCATCTTCGCGGGACGCAAGTGGGTGAAGATCGCGATCCCGCAGGCCGGATTCTATCGCGTCTACTTCGGGCAGCTCCGGAACAGCGACCTCTTCGATGGCAACGACGCGGTGCTCTTCGACAGCCTGAGGCTCTTCGTCTGGCCGGGCACGCCGGTCCTTCCCGAGGACAGCTACTGCGACTCGTGCGATTACCGGGAGGTGGCGATCGGCCGGGTGGACGATGGGAACGGCGAGTTCGACAACAACGACCGGGACTACTTCTATTTCTACGCGCTCGGCGCCAGCGGCTGGACCGACCTCTACGCCGGGCCTCAGGACCCGGCACAACCGGACACCTCGTTTCTGAATCATCCCTACGAGACCCGCAACTACTACTACCTCACGATCGCCACCGCCGATGATCC includes:
- a CDS encoding C25 family peptidase propeptide domain-containing protein, coding for MTPRFTAILSLVRRALFGACLLGSAWPDTAMALEDVTLLQAGAGVVRFTVDVGKPVLDAAPGGSQQVSVPGFDMDGRPGEPALPARVIMVAVPPTSAVSVSGTGSATEWREDVRLAAIEWKPRNDNKTKPAAPETPAALAASVSPPVASLIDVSWMRDQRVARVLIQPAQYDARARRLGVHRRVEVEVRFDEASIPAAATIAPAHDPFQSVYAGVLVNEVQGRAWRRPAAGRGAGTSSVLAAQDVPDTSIFAGRKWVKIAIPQAGFYRVYFGQLRNSDLFDGNDAVLFDSLRLFVWPGTPVLPEDSYCDSCDYREVAIGRVDDGNGEFDNNDRDYFYFYALGASGWTDLYAGPQDPAQPDTSFLNHPYETRNYYYLTIATADDPVPGSPRRILSESGALTDTIGATTPATFRERAHFE